CCCAGAACAAGCCGTGGATTTCTGGGGCCGGAAGCCCCTGCGACGCCTCGGTCCACTGCCCCTTGCCGTCGCCCAGCCAGGCGCGCGGCCCGGCCGAATAGGCGGCGACGATGTCGAGGTTGCCGTCGCCGTTGAGATCGCGCAGCTCGATGGCGTTGCCCCACTCGGTGAGCGCCAGCCCCTTCGAGCTCTCCTTCCACACGCCCTTGCAGTTCCCGAGGAAGGCGCGCACGCCCTCCTCGGCAGCGGCGACGGAGGCCAGGTCGGGGCAGCCGTCGTTGTTGAAGTCCCCCAGCGTCACGTCCTCCGATCCGATGGTCGGCAGCCCCGAGGACGCCGTGCGCCAGTTGCCCTGGCCGTCGCCGAGAAAGACGTAGACGCCCTTGCAGTGGTCGGCGATGGCAACATCCATGAAGCCGTCCTTGTTGACATCCATGAAGTCCATGCCACCGCCGCAGAAGGGCTCGCGCGGCAGGCCGTTGGCGAACTCGCGCCAGTTGCCCTGGCCGTCACCCACGAAGATCCATGGACCGTCGGCCAGCCGGGAGACGACGCCGATGTCGTCCAGGCCGTCGCCGTTGACGTCCCCGAGAGCCATCTGGGACTTCCAGATCCGTCCCGCCGGCAGACCGTTGTCCGCCTCCGTATAAGCCATCGGCGCCGGCGCGCCGACCTCCGCGACCCCCTTTTTCGCCGGCGCCGCCGGCTTGCCCCCGAACATCGAGCACCCGGCCAGACCGACGGCCAGGACGCCCACACCACACACCCATCCGATACCCATC
The genomic region above belongs to bacterium and contains:
- a CDS encoding VCBS repeat-containing protein; protein product: MALGDVNGDGLDDIGVVSRLADGPWIFVGDGQGNWREFANGLPREPFCGGGMDFMDVNKDGFMDVAIADHCKGVYVFLGDGQGNWRTASSGLPTIGSEDVTLGDFNNDGCPDLASVAAAEEGVRAFLGNCKGVWKESSKGLALTEWGNAIELRDLNGDGNLDIVAAYSAGPRAWLGDGKGQWTEASQGLPAPEIHGLFWGIDVGDVNGDGKLDIISGSQMPPLPEGCGPGGPVCSGGGVEVFLQQADGSWVAANEGLVPMNALGVTLADLNKDGKLDAIAVGKRALDEIGGVYGVYTYLGDGTGKWTAVVPAGLPQTGKERAWGVGVGNIDNDGWGDIAVAFGDVVAPSWKSGPVKPGESGPDQKAPQRGKFGSIGVWRGGPAQ